One Bacteroidota bacterium genomic window, AACGTGGCGCGCAACGCGGTCGCAAGCCCGACCGCGGAGGGGAAATCGGCGACCCAGATCCCTTCGAATAGCCCGAACCTGCTTAACTCTTTCGGCAGCGCCGTGGAGACGACGACGGCGACCTCCGCTTTTGCCGCCCGCTGGTCGTCTTTCAGCTTCTGAATCCATCCGTCGCTCCATGCCTTTGTCCGCTTCGATTCCCAGATAATGCTCCCGCAATCGCGCCCGGTCTCGTCGTGGACCCGCTGGATCAGGTCGGCTCCCCGCACCCCTTTTGCCACCGGCTCGATCACATCCGTCCGGAACTGCCGGGCCAGGAGGGCTTCCAGCTCGACCTCCAGCACCTCGCCCTGAGCCTGCTGGGAGGTCAGCTCTGCCCGGCGCTGGAGTTCCTCGATCTGCCGGCGCATGTCCGTCACCAGCTTCTCCTTTTCCGCCATCTTGAGGTGCTGTTCCTCGGCCGCCTTCCGGCCCGCGTCTTCCCAAATCTTCGTCCGCTCGGTGGCGAGCGTG contains:
- a CDS encoding DUF2130 domain-containing protein; translation: MPEQHITCPKCGNKIPLTEAFTHDIEEKLRTEFQQDIRKKDAERAAALDAQQKTFEAQRAQDRARVEQQAKRQAEESLGLELKDMKDRLAENSKQLEAARRQELELRKRQRELEEREQNLKLEVERTLATERTKIWEDAGRKAAEEQHLKMAEKEKLVTDMRRQIEELQRRAELTSQQAQGEVLEVELEALLARQFRTDVIEPVAKGVRGADLIQRVHDETGRDCGSIIWESKRTKAWSDGWIQKLKDDQRAAKAEVAVVVSTALPKELSRFGLFEGIWVADFPSAVGLATALRAT